One window of Triplophysa rosa unplaced genomic scaffold, Trosa_1v2 scaffold112_ERROPOS181078, whole genome shotgun sequence genomic DNA carries:
- the LOC130549386 gene encoding uncharacterized protein LOC130549386 — protein sequence MEGHSVTLHTNLTHIQTDDVIRWRFGEGESKHLLVDIVKNSIRYNGPFRDRLQTDGQTGDLTITNMRSKHSGLYEAQISRAETTYKRFRVTVTDAPRVISAGAGDVKSVSVSVGGSVTLHTDVQTHRDDLILWRFGDEDRLIAKHDKEDNKSSIHDDGMFRDRLKLDPHTGSLIITDIRITDSGLYKLKISSNNKQTLHKTFSVSVRDRGLSPGDVVGIVFGVLLCIVVGVIVFRRNKYELQKRTVKEKTGKNGSPVTLECDVTKLQSDDVIEWSFRDKVIAKFSTDNKLFTADERITDRLQVDDQTGSLIITDIRKEDAGLYKVKISSSSGVKSFLQLITGGGPSYSQFNLIVKEEERIESEVLGSSVSPEIDVTEMETDDVRAGASSTVDDIQLKVYVRERIRSVELGGSVTLDTDVTGIQTDDVIQWRFGDEETLIAEMTVGTEPSYDSTDERFTDRLKMNTKTGHLTITNITSELCGVYSAKISSRRGTEYRKYRVDISDSAGTEEDESTTVGTPLLPEAEDEV from the exons atggagggacattctGTTACTCTACACACTAATCTCACTCACATACAGACAGATGATGTGATACGGTGGAGGTTTGGAGAAGGCGAATCTAAGCATCTTTTAGTTGATATTGTTAAAAACAGTATCAGATATAATGGTccattcagagacagactgcagACAGACGGTCAGACTGGAGAcctcaccatcacaaacatgaGAAGCAAACACTCTGGACTCTATGAAGCGCAGATCAGCAGAGCTGAAACAACATACAAGAGATTCAGAGTTACTGTCACAG ATGCTCCACGTGTTATCAGTGCTGGAGCAGGTGAtgtgaagtcagtgtcagtgagcGTGGGAGGGTCTGTGACTCTACACACTGATGTCCAAACACACAGAGATGATCTGATACTGTGGAGGTTTGGAGATGAAGATCGTCTCATAGCTAAACATGATAAAGAAGACAATAAGAGCTCAATACATGATGATGGGatgttcagagacagactgaagctggaTCCTCACACCGGATCTCTCATCATCACAGACATCAGAATCACAGACTCTGGACTTTATAAACTGAAgatcagcagcaacaacaaacaaacccTACACAAGACATTCAGTGTTTCAGTCAGGG ATCGAGGTCTATCTCCAGGAGATGTAGTCGGAATAGTGTTTGGTGTCCTGCTGTGTATTGTTGTTGGTGTGATTGTGTTTCGCCGCAATAAATATGAACTGCAGAAACGAACGG TTAAAGAAAAGACTGGAAAGAACGGGAGTCCTGTCACTCTAGAGTGTGATGTCACTAAACTCCAGTCTGATGATGTCATCGAGTGGAGCTTTAGAGATAAAGTGATAGCCAAATTCAGTACGGACAACAAGCTCTTTACTGCTGATGAGAGAATCACAGACAGACTGCAGGTGGATGATCAGACAGGATCTCTCATCATCACAGACATCAGAAAAGAAGACGCTGGACTGTATAAAGTAAAGATCAGCAGCAGCAGTGGAGTGAAATCATTCCTTCAGCTCATCACCGGTGGAGGACCATCATACTCTCAATTCAATCTTATTGTCAAAG AAGAGGAGAGGATAGAATCAGAAGTGTTGGGAAGTTCTGTTTCTCCAGAGATTGATGTTACTGAAATGGAGACTGATGATGTGAGAGCAGGTGCTTCCTCTACTGTTGATGATATTCAGTTGAAAGTTTATGTCAGGG AGAGGATAAGATCAGTAGAGTTGGGAGGTTCTGTTACTCTAGACACTGATGTTACTGGAATACAGACTGATGATGTGATTCAGTGGAGATTTGGAGATGAAGAAACTCTCATAGCTGAAATGACTGTAGGGACTGAACCCTCATATGACTCGACTGATGAGAGATTCACTGACAGACTGAAGATGAACACAAAGACTGGAcatctcaccatcacaaacatcacatcTGAACTCTGTGGAGTTTATAGTGCAAAGATCAGCAGCAGGAGAGGAACAGAATACAGGAAATACAGGGTTGACATCTCTG ATTCAGCGGGAACCGAAGAAGATGAATCAACAACGGTTGGGACGCCTTTACTGCCTGAAGCAGAAGATGAGGTTTGA